The Lysobacter sp. HDW10 genome window below encodes:
- a CDS encoding SURF1 family protein, with the protein MTSTLRRFWKYWLLAAVVIALFVRLGVWQLHRKAEKEALFAQVQAQVDARKSQPLSLAFTRDRMQDFDWAEGRCALEGRHAILLDNQLNEGRAGVRAFAPCAIDDTGRSVMIDFGWYPLAANRTMPRPILPTALDVRGVLMPPPSGGLVADQVQKGSGVTVVTRIDAQSLKQALGNTPVAPRVLRLDPALKVGGLRDFHVFPSTMPPEKHFAYAVQWFAMAAAILIITVLLSLRAKKP; encoded by the coding sequence ATGACTTCAACGCTTCGCAGATTCTGGAAGTACTGGCTGCTCGCTGCGGTCGTCATCGCCTTGTTTGTGCGTTTGGGCGTGTGGCAGTTGCACCGCAAGGCCGAGAAGGAAGCCCTGTTTGCGCAAGTGCAGGCGCAAGTTGACGCGCGCAAGTCGCAACCCCTGTCGCTCGCATTTACGCGTGATCGCATGCAGGACTTTGATTGGGCAGAAGGTCGCTGTGCGCTCGAAGGGCGTCATGCCATCTTGCTTGATAACCAATTGAACGAAGGGCGCGCCGGCGTGCGCGCGTTTGCCCCGTGCGCGATCGATGACACCGGCCGCAGCGTGATGATCGACTTTGGTTGGTATCCCTTGGCCGCGAATCGCACGATGCCGCGCCCGATTCTGCCCACCGCATTGGATGTGCGCGGTGTGTTGATGCCGCCGCCCTCCGGTGGTCTGGTGGCAGACCAAGTTCAGAAGGGCAGTGGCGTGACGGTAGTGACGCGCATAGACGCGCAGTCCTTGAAACAAGCATTGGGCAATACGCCGGTGGCGCCGCGCGTCTTGCGATTAGACCCGGCATTAAAAGTGGGCGGATTGCGTGATTTTCACGTCTTCCCCTCGACGATGCCGCCCGAAAAACATTTTGCATATGCCGTGCAGTGGTTCGCCATGGCGGCAGCCATTCTTATCATCACAGTGTTGTTGAGCCTGAGGGCTAAGAAACCATGA
- a CDS encoding twin transmembrane helix small protein: MNPSLKLVLIVGFLIVILWNLGAGLYYMLVDKGQTKRTVNALTRRIAFSVAMILLVILAIYMGWITPHGVGG, from the coding sequence ATGAACCCGTCGTTGAAGCTCGTATTGATCGTCGGATTCCTCATCGTGATCCTCTGGAATCTCGGCGCGGGTCTGTACTACATGCTGGTCGATAAGGGCCAGACGAAACGCACCGTCAATGCGCTGACGCGCCGCATTGCATTCTCGGTGGCGATGATCTTGCTGGTCATCCTGGCCATTTACATGGGCTGGATCACACCGCACGGTGTGGGCGGCTAA
- a CDS encoding cytochrome c oxidase subunit 3, protein MAEAHAHSNPSERYFVPHSSRWPIVASLALFVTMFGFAIMLNEVSFGKYVFYAGLVFLAIVIFKWFADVVGESVRGFYNRQVDTSFRMGMMWFIFSEIMFFAAFFGALFYTRQYALPWLAGEGHGVMTNELLYNGYTGGWPANGPLSIGGHFQTVGAWGLPLLNTLLLLSSGVTITIAHHALKAGQRQTLLVFLGLTVLLGCTFLFFQAEEYIHAYSELNLKLSSGIYGSTFFMLTGFHGLHVTLGTIMLIVIWLRCFRGHFSRDDHFGFEAVAWYWHFVDVVWLMLFIFVYVL, encoded by the coding sequence ATGGCTGAAGCCCACGCTCACTCAAACCCTTCCGAACGCTACTTCGTTCCGCATTCGAGCCGTTGGCCGATCGTGGCGTCGTTGGCATTGTTCGTGACGATGTTCGGTTTCGCCATCATGTTGAACGAAGTGTCGTTCGGCAAGTATGTGTTCTACGCAGGCTTGGTCTTCCTCGCCATCGTCATCTTCAAGTGGTTTGCCGATGTGGTGGGTGAATCGGTGCGCGGTTTCTACAACCGCCAAGTCGACACCTCATTCCGCATGGGCATGATGTGGTTCATCTTCTCGGAAATCATGTTCTTCGCTGCGTTCTTCGGCGCGCTGTTCTACACCCGCCAATACGCATTGCCGTGGTTGGCCGGTGAAGGCCATGGCGTGATGACCAACGAGTTGCTGTACAACGGCTACACCGGCGGCTGGCCGGCAAATGGTCCGCTCTCCATCGGTGGTCATTTCCAAACGGTCGGCGCTTGGGGCCTGCCGCTTCTGAATACCCTGCTGTTGTTGAGCTCGGGCGTCACCATCACCATCGCGCACCATGCCTTGAAGGCCGGCCAACGCCAAACCTTGTTGGTGTTTTTGGGTCTCACAGTTTTGTTGGGCTGCACCTTCTTGTTCTTCCAGGCTGAGGAATATATCCACGCCTACAGCGAATTGAACTTGAAGTTGAGCTCGGGTATTTACGGTTCAACCTTCTTCATGTTGACCGGCTTCCACGGCTTGCACGTCACCTTGGGCACGATCATGTTGATCGTGATTTGGTTGCGTTGCTTCCGCGGTCACTTCTCGCGCGATGACCACTTCGGTTTTGAAGCCGTGGCGTGGTATTGGCACTTTGTGGACGTGGTGTGGTTGATGCTGTTTATCTTCGTCTACGTGCTGTAA
- a CDS encoding cytochrome c oxidase assembly protein — protein sequence MATDPHKSNTRGLGKLLIVVAMAFAFTFSLVPLYRVACEKVFGVKVDQGPAKGAKAKEAVDPNRWVTVEFGGVVNSKLPWTFHPNTRSMKVQVGKQYETSYFAKNISNAVVVGNAVPSVEPARGSGYFNKTECFCFTEQKLAAGETKDMPVRFIIDPALPADVKTLTLSYVFYQNDSLTDSVRHSAAGTLSSSAKSAP from the coding sequence GTGGCCACTGATCCACACAAGTCCAACACCCGCGGCTTGGGCAAATTGCTCATTGTGGTGGCCATGGCGTTTGCATTTACGTTCTCGCTCGTGCCCCTGTATCGCGTGGCCTGTGAAAAGGTATTCGGCGTCAAAGTCGACCAAGGCCCGGCCAAGGGCGCGAAAGCGAAAGAAGCCGTCGATCCGAATCGTTGGGTCACTGTGGAATTCGGCGGCGTGGTGAATTCGAAATTGCCGTGGACCTTTCATCCGAATACGCGTTCGATGAAGGTGCAAGTCGGCAAGCAATACGAAACCAGCTATTTCGCCAAGAACATCAGCAACGCGGTGGTTGTTGGCAACGCGGTGCCGTCTGTTGAACCCGCGCGCGGCTCGGGTTATTTCAACAAGACCGAATGTTTCTGCTTTACCGAACAAAAGTTGGCCGCAGGCGAAACCAAGGACATGCCTGTGCGCTTCATCATCGATCCTGCCTTGCCGGCAGACGTGAAAACGCTGACCTTGTCCTACGTCTTTTACCAAAATGATTCGTTGACCGACTCCGTGCGCCATTCGGCTGCCGGGACATTATCGTCGTCCGCGAAGTCCGCCCCTTGA
- the ctaD gene encoding cytochrome c oxidase subunit I, which produces MSVTQPHLDTHHDDHHGHKQSFAERWFFSTNHKDIGTLYLIFSFVMFIIGAAMSVLIRYELMKPGLQLPGGPEFFNQMTTVHALVMIFGGVMPAFVGLANWMIPLQIGAPDMAMPRMNNYSFWIMPFAFAMLLVTLFLPGGAPAGGWTMYPPLFLQGGANVAFAVFAVHMMGISSIMGAINIIATVLNMRAPGVDLLKMPIFAWTWLITAFLLIAVMPVLAGAVTMLLTDKFFGTTFFDAAGGGDPVMYQHIFWFFGHPEVYIMILPAFGIVSEILPTFSRKPLFGYQAMVYATAAIAFLSFIVWAHHMFAVGMPLGGEIYFMLATMLISVPTGVKVFNWVSTMWKGSLTFETPMLWAIGFVFLFTIGGFSGLMLALVPADFQYHDTYFVVAHFHYVLVTGALFSIIGAVYYWWPKWTGRMYNETLGKFHFWWTMVFVNLLFFPQHFLGLAGMPRRIPDYNVVFADWNFISSIGAFGMFVTPFLMAYILISSLKNGQKAEARAWEGAKGLEWTVPSPAPHHTFEVPPVIKPGDLAHDDITH; this is translated from the coding sequence ATGTCCGTTACGCAACCCCACCTCGATACACACCATGACGACCACCATGGTCACAAGCAGTCGTTTGCCGAACGCTGGTTCTTTTCGACCAACCATAAAGACATCGGTACGCTGTACCTGATTTTCTCGTTCGTGATGTTCATCATCGGTGCCGCGATGTCGGTGCTGATTCGTTACGAACTGATGAAACCGGGCTTGCAGTTGCCGGGCGGTCCCGAGTTCTTCAATCAAATGACGACGGTGCACGCACTGGTCATGATTTTCGGTGGCGTGATGCCGGCCTTTGTGGGCCTCGCCAACTGGATGATTCCGTTGCAAATCGGCGCGCCGGATATGGCGATGCCGCGCATGAACAACTACTCGTTCTGGATCATGCCCTTCGCGTTCGCGATGTTGCTCGTCACCTTGTTCTTGCCGGGCGGCGCACCTGCCGGCGGTTGGACGATGTATCCGCCGTTGTTCTTGCAAGGCGGCGCCAACGTGGCGTTTGCCGTGTTTGCCGTGCACATGATGGGTATCAGCTCGATCATGGGCGCCATCAACATCATTGCCACCGTGCTGAACATGCGCGCGCCGGGCGTTGATTTGTTGAAGATGCCGATCTTTGCGTGGACCTGGCTCATCACTGCGTTCTTGTTGATTGCGGTGATGCCGGTGTTGGCCGGTGCAGTGACCATGCTGCTGACCGACAAGTTCTTCGGTACCACCTTCTTTGACGCCGCCGGTGGCGGTGACCCGGTCATGTACCAGCACATCTTCTGGTTCTTCGGTCACCCCGAGGTGTACATCATGATCTTGCCGGCCTTCGGCATCGTCAGCGAAATTCTGCCGACCTTCAGCCGTAAGCCGCTGTTCGGTTATCAGGCGATGGTGTACGCGACCGCCGCGATTGCGTTCTTGTCCTTCATCGTGTGGGCTCACCACATGTTCGCCGTCGGCATGCCGCTGGGTGGCGAAATCTACTTCATGCTCGCGACCATGTTGATCTCCGTGCCGACCGGCGTGAAGGTCTTCAACTGGGTCAGCACGATGTGGAAGGGCTCACTCACGTTCGAAACCCCGATGTTGTGGGCGATCGGTTTCGTGTTCTTGTTCACCATCGGTGGTTTCTCGGGCCTGATGTTGGCCTTGGTGCCCGCTGACTTCCAATACCACGACACCTACTTCGTGGTTGCGCATTTCCACTACGTGTTGGTGACGGGCGCGCTGTTCTCGATCATTGGTGCCGTGTACTACTGGTGGCCGAAGTGGACGGGTCGCATGTACAACGAAACCTTGGGCAAGTTCCACTTCTGGTGGACCATGGTGTTCGTCAACTTGCTGTTCTTCCCGCAACACTTCTTGGGTCTGGCCGGTATGCCGCGCCGAATCCCGGACTACAACGTGGTCTTCGCAGATTGGAACTTCATCAGCTCGATTGGTGCGTTCGGCATGTTCGTGACGCCATTCCTGATGGCGTACATCTTGATCAGCTCGTTGAAGAACGGCCAAAAGGCTGAAGCACGTGCATGGGAAGGCGCAAAGGGTCTGGAATGGACCGTGCCGTCGCCGGCACCACATCACACCTTTGAAGTGCCGCCGGTGATCAAGCCGGGCGACCTTGCACACGACGACATCACGCACTGA
- the coxB gene encoding cytochrome c oxidase subunit II → MKQSRWMQLSALALAALMPLAALAGPADPVRWQLNMGKGVTSTAHNAYVTHMWGLWVCVIIGVIVFGAMFYAMFKFRRSKGAVASQFSHNTTAEIIWTIIPVIILIMLSIPAVKNLVKIYDTRDAQLTVRVTGYQWMWKYEYLDQGVSYTSRLDRKSDELRQSGKSPTEADHKHYLLDVDNPLVLPVGAKVRFMITSDDVIHSWWVPALGFKQDANPGTVNGAWAVIEKPGIYRGQCAELCGKDHGFMPIVVKAVPMAEFQAWLYDQRQAQKAAETKDAAPAAAAPVANDTPADPAAAPAESTETAAPAAAAKG, encoded by the coding sequence ATGAAGCAATCGCGTTGGATGCAACTTTCCGCCTTGGCGCTCGCCGCGCTGATGCCTTTGGCCGCTTTGGCCGGCCCGGCTGACCCAGTCCGTTGGCAGCTGAACATGGGCAAGGGTGTGACCTCGACTGCGCACAACGCGTATGTCACCCATATGTGGGGCCTGTGGGTCTGCGTCATTATTGGTGTGATCGTGTTCGGCGCGATGTTCTACGCCATGTTCAAGTTCCGTCGTTCCAAGGGTGCCGTGGCTTCGCAGTTCAGCCACAACACCACAGCGGAAATTATCTGGACGATCATCCCGGTCATCATCTTGATCATGCTGTCGATTCCGGCGGTCAAGAACCTCGTCAAGATCTACGACACCCGCGATGCCCAGCTCACCGTTCGTGTGACCGGCTATCAGTGGATGTGGAAGTACGAATACCTCGATCAAGGCGTGTCTTACACCAGCCGCCTCGATCGCAAGTCGGACGAACTGCGCCAATCGGGCAAGTCGCCGACTGAGGCCGACCATAAGCATTACTTGCTCGACGTCGATAACCCCTTGGTGCTGCCAGTGGGCGCAAAAGTGCGCTTCATGATCACCTCGGATGACGTGATCCACTCCTGGTGGGTGCCGGCACTCGGCTTCAAGCAAGACGCCAACCCCGGCACCGTCAATGGTGCGTGGGCTGTCATTGAAAAGCCCGGCATCTATCGCGGCCAATGCGCAGAGCTCTGCGGTAAAGACCACGGCTTCATGCCGATCGTCGTGAAAGCCGTGCCGATGGCGGAATTCCAAGCCTGGTTGTACGACCAGCGCCAAGCGCAAAAAGCGGCGGAAACGAAGGACGCCGCACCGGCTGCCGCTGCACCCGTTGCCAACGATACGCCGGCTGACCCTGCCGCTGCGCCTGCTGAATCCACCGAAACCGCGGCGCCAGCTGCGGCTGCCAAGGGCTGA
- the putA gene encoding bifunctional proline dehydrogenase/L-glutamate gamma-semialdehyde dehydrogenase PutA: protein MTDLLSPELQPVPAPLRHAITQAWWRDEADHVRQMLGEARQSEPDRQAIVATAADLVRRVRVRASDQSTVEAFMRQYDLGSEEGVLLMCVAEALLRIPDQGTADALIRDKLGEANWRRHLGQSDSILVNASTWGLMLTGKLVNLSDDTQRDVHGAFGRLVGKLGEPVIRTAVRQAMKIMGHQFVMGRTIDEALSRSRKGPNGAYRYSFDMLGEGALTTADALRYLEAYRQAIHAIGGSGPFEDVFSAPSISIKLSALHPRYEHAKRERVMRELAPRVLELAQLAKSYGIGYTIDAEETYRLELSLDLIEAVFSDRSLDGWEGFGLAVQSYQKRAPFVIDYLADLGRRVGRKIPVRLVKGAYWDAEIKAAQMEGQSNYPLFTRKPNTDVSYQANARRMFDASDALYPMFATHNAQTIAAIHQMSKGRCFEFQKLHGMGDDLYAEVIPEDRLNTACRVYAPVGSHEDLLPYLVRRLLENGANSSFVNRITDESVRIEDLVQDPLDVVATFDSIPHPRIPLPRDLYRNQGQDRDNSMGINLANDNELRALADHMNSAGSGDWTAMPLVPGANGQGERIAVTNPADRRETVGYWHSADTATVERALAVAVQAQPVWDATPVNTRAEALERAANLLEERMPEFMALCTKEAGKTIPDGIAEVREAVDFLRYYAHEARKHFVVENLPGPTGESNSLQLAGRGVFACISPWNFPLAIFTGQIAAALAAGNSVIAKPAEQTNLIGYAAVKLLHEAGIPVDVLQFVPGDGATVGAALTADPRVAGVCFTGSTDTARLINRALAAREAGPIATLIAETGGQNAMIADSSSLPEQVVKDAMGSAFTSAGQRCSAARVLLVQEDIADKVVSMLAGAMAELKVGNPGVLSTDVGPVIDGDAKTLLDDHAQRMAKINAKHIATAQMNSEDTEHGTFFAPVAWELNALDQLTRENFGPALHVIRWKAEDLDHVVDTINATGFGLTLGIHSRIDATIDRIVNRAKVGNIYVNRNQIGAVVGVQPFGGQGLSGTGPKAGGPHYLPRFATEKTVTVNTTAAGGNASLLTLDD, encoded by the coding sequence GTGACCGACCTCCTCAGCCCCGAATTGCAACCGGTGCCCGCGCCGTTGCGGCATGCCATCACCCAAGCGTGGTGGCGCGATGAAGCCGACCATGTCCGCCAAATGCTCGGCGAAGCCCGCCAAAGCGAGCCCGACCGTCAAGCCATAGTGGCCACGGCCGCCGATTTGGTGCGTCGCGTGCGCGTTCGCGCCAGTGACCAATCCACCGTAGAAGCCTTCATGCGCCAGTACGATTTGGGAAGCGAAGAAGGCGTTTTGTTGATGTGCGTCGCAGAAGCGCTGTTGCGCATTCCGGATCAAGGCACGGCCGACGCCCTGATTCGCGACAAATTGGGCGAAGCAAACTGGCGCCGTCACCTAGGCCAATCGGATTCGATTTTGGTCAACGCCTCGACCTGGGGCCTGATGCTGACCGGGAAACTGGTCAACCTTTCCGACGACACCCAGCGTGACGTGCACGGTGCATTCGGTCGTTTAGTGGGCAAACTCGGCGAACCGGTCATTCGTACCGCCGTTCGCCAAGCCATGAAGATCATGGGCCACCAATTCGTCATGGGCCGCACGATCGATGAAGCCTTAAGCCGCTCACGCAAGGGCCCGAATGGTGCATATCGCTACTCATTCGACATGTTGGGCGAAGGCGCACTGACGACGGCAGATGCACTGCGTTATCTCGAAGCGTATCGACAAGCCATTCATGCCATCGGCGGCAGTGGCCCGTTCGAAGACGTGTTCTCGGCACCCAGCATTTCGATCAAATTGTCTGCGTTGCATCCGCGCTATGAGCACGCGAAACGCGAACGCGTGATGCGCGAACTTGCGCCGCGCGTGTTGGAACTGGCGCAATTGGCGAAGTCTTATGGCATCGGTTACACGATCGATGCGGAGGAAACTTATCGCCTTGAATTGTCATTGGATCTGATTGAAGCCGTGTTCTCGGACCGTTCTTTGGATGGTTGGGAAGGCTTTGGTTTGGCCGTGCAGTCGTATCAAAAGCGTGCGCCGTTCGTGATCGACTATTTGGCCGATCTCGGTCGACGTGTCGGCCGAAAAATTCCGGTGCGATTGGTGAAAGGTGCCTATTGGGACGCGGAAATCAAAGCCGCGCAGATGGAAGGCCAGAGCAACTATCCGCTCTTTACGCGCAAGCCGAATACGGATGTGAGCTATCAGGCCAATGCACGTCGCATGTTCGATGCGAGTGATGCGTTGTATCCGATGTTTGCCACACACAATGCGCAAACCATCGCTGCCATCCATCAGATGTCCAAAGGCCGGTGCTTCGAATTCCAAAAGCTGCACGGCATGGGCGATGACTTGTATGCGGAAGTCATCCCGGAAGACCGTTTGAACACGGCATGTCGCGTCTACGCACCGGTGGGATCACACGAAGACCTGCTGCCCTATCTCGTGCGTCGACTGCTTGAGAACGGCGCGAACTCGAGCTTCGTCAATCGCATCACCGATGAAAGTGTGCGCATTGAAGACTTGGTACAAGATCCGCTCGATGTTGTTGCCACGTTTGACTCCATTCCTCATCCGCGCATTCCGCTGCCGCGCGATCTCTACCGTAACCAAGGCCAAGACCGGGACAATTCAATGGGTATCAACCTCGCCAACGACAACGAACTGCGCGCATTGGCAGATCATATGAACTCCGCCGGCAGTGGCGATTGGACAGCAATGCCGTTGGTCCCGGGCGCGAACGGTCAGGGCGAACGCATTGCTGTGACCAACCCTGCTGATCGCCGTGAAACTGTGGGCTATTGGCACTCGGCTGATACGGCAACGGTTGAACGCGCATTGGCAGTGGCTGTGCAAGCGCAACCCGTTTGGGACGCGACGCCGGTCAATACCCGCGCTGAAGCGTTGGAACGCGCTGCGAATTTGCTTGAAGAGCGCATGCCGGAATTTATGGCCCTGTGTACGAAGGAAGCAGGCAAAACGATTCCTGATGGCATTGCCGAAGTACGCGAAGCCGTCGACTTCTTGCGTTACTACGCACACGAAGCACGCAAGCACTTTGTGGTTGAAAATCTGCCGGGTCCGACCGGTGAATCCAACTCGCTGCAGTTGGCAGGTCGTGGCGTGTTTGCGTGTATTTCGCCGTGGAATTTCCCGCTGGCAATTTTCACAGGTCAAATTGCAGCTGCACTTGCGGCAGGCAATAGCGTGATTGCAAAACCTGCAGAGCAAACCAACTTGATCGGCTATGCCGCCGTGAAGTTGTTGCATGAAGCGGGCATTCCGGTCGACGTACTGCAGTTTGTGCCGGGCGACGGCGCAACCGTAGGCGCTGCATTGACGGCCGACCCGCGTGTTGCGGGCGTGTGCTTTACCGGTTCAACCGATACCGCACGCTTGATCAACCGTGCATTGGCGGCGCGTGAAGCCGGCCCGATTGCGACCTTGATTGCTGAAACCGGCGGTCAAAACGCGATGATCGCCGACTCTTCCTCCTTGCCGGAACAAGTGGTGAAGGACGCCATGGGCTCTGCATTTACTTCGGCAGGCCAACGCTGCTCGGCGGCGCGCGTGTTGTTGGTGCAAGAAGACATTGCCGACAAAGTGGTCTCGATGTTGGCCGGCGCGATGGCGGAACTGAAAGTGGGCAACCCGGGCGTATTGTCTACAGATGTGGGTCCCGTCATCGACGGTGATGCCAAAACGTTGTTGGACGATCACGCGCAACGCATGGCGAAGATCAATGCAAAGCACATTGCGACCGCACAAATGAATAGCGAAGACACCGAGCACGGCACCTTCTTTGCGCCGGTGGCTTGGGAGCTGAATGCACTCGATCAACTCACCCGCGAAAACTTCGGCCCTGCCCTGCATGTCATCCGCTGGAAGGCTGAGGACCTTGATCATGTCGTCGACACCATCAATGCGACCGGTTTTGGTTTGACGTTGGGCATTCACTCGCGCATCGATGCCACTATCGATCGCATCGTGAACCGCGCGAAGGTTGGCAATATCTATGTCAATCGCAATCAAATCGGTGCAGTTGTCGGTGTGCAACCCTTCGGTGGCCAAGGCTTGTCTGGCACCGGCCCGAAAGCAGGCGGCCCACACTACTTGCCGCGTTTCGCGACTGAAAAGACCGTCACGGTGAACACCACAGCTGCCGGTGGTAATGCCAGCTTGCTTACGCTGGACGACTGA
- a CDS encoding integron integrase, with amino-acid sequence MKRRNYSPRTSEAYLVWVEKFIRFNGRRHPVTMGEAEVRAFLTYLAAQMGVAPSTQNQALCALLFLYRVVLNMQLPWMEGFVRARQQKRLPVVLSREEVRLILRHLNGTHWLLGSLLYGTGMRLMEGMRLRVKDVDFALNEIRVRNGKGGKDRRVPLPQILIPHLKSQIECVRLLHSKDCASGYGGVHLPYALARKYPNASREFAWQFIFCADRLATDVETGEVRRHHLHESSMQRAFKQAVRQAKIDKPASCHSMRHAFATHLLEAGQDIRTVQELLGHKDLATTQIYTHVLGRGALAVRSPLDA; translated from the coding sequence ATGAAGCGTCGGAACTACAGTCCGCGTACTTCTGAGGCCTATCTCGTCTGGGTTGAGAAATTCATTCGGTTCAATGGTCGTCGGCATCCGGTCACCATGGGTGAGGCTGAAGTCCGCGCCTTCCTCACCTATTTGGCTGCACAGATGGGCGTCGCACCCAGCACTCAGAACCAAGCCTTGTGTGCGTTGTTGTTTCTGTACCGCGTCGTCTTGAATATGCAGCTGCCTTGGATGGAGGGATTCGTTCGGGCACGCCAGCAGAAGCGATTGCCTGTTGTGCTTTCTAGAGAAGAGGTGCGTCTGATTCTCCGCCATTTGAATGGCACACATTGGCTCTTGGGTTCTTTGCTTTACGGCACCGGCATGCGCTTGATGGAAGGGATGCGCCTTCGCGTCAAAGATGTCGACTTTGCGCTGAATGAAATTCGTGTGCGGAACGGAAAGGGCGGCAAAGATCGTCGGGTGCCGCTCCCCCAGATATTGATCCCGCACTTGAAGTCACAAATAGAATGCGTGCGATTGCTGCACAGCAAAGATTGCGCATCAGGGTATGGCGGTGTGCATCTGCCCTATGCGCTTGCACGAAAGTATCCGAACGCATCAAGAGAGTTTGCTTGGCAGTTCATTTTCTGCGCGGATCGCTTGGCGACCGATGTCGAGACGGGTGAGGTCCGACGGCATCACCTGCACGAATCGAGCATGCAGCGTGCGTTCAAACAGGCGGTGCGGCAGGCAAAGATCGACAAGCCTGCCAGTTGTCATTCAATGCGACATGCATTTGCAACGCACCTGCTGGAAGCCGGCCAGGATATTCGAACGGTGCAGGAACTATTGGGGCACAAAGACTTGGCGACCACGCAGATTTACACGCACGTATTGGGGCGTGGTGCATTGGCAGTGCGGAGTCCTTTGGATGCGTGA
- a CDS encoding nucleotide pyrophosphohydrolase, giving the protein MNFSDLQQAAIQLNDLYEQMEVKRWGRVWTTQELALGFMGDVGDLAKLIQAHVGVRTIEDHQGKLGHELSDCLWSIMVLANKCGVDLEAEFLRNTREISEYVKSELAK; this is encoded by the coding sequence ATGAACTTCAGCGATCTCCAACAGGCAGCAATCCAGCTAAACGACCTCTACGAACAAATGGAGGTCAAGCGCTGGGGTCGCGTGTGGACAACGCAGGAGTTGGCCTTGGGCTTCATGGGCGATGTAGGCGATCTGGCGAAACTGATTCAAGCTCACGTCGGTGTCCGCACCATCGAAGATCACCAAGGGAAACTCGGCCATGAATTGTCGGATTGCCTGTGGTCAATTATGGTTCTGGCCAACAAGTGCGGGGTTGACCTAGAGGCGGAGTTTCTTCGGAACACCCGAGAGATCTCCGAGTACGTCAAAAGCGAGCTCGCCAAGTAG
- a CDS encoding DUF998 domain-containing protein, translating into MTQPVQRRIKLARLLAIATISFGVLFYTIGAAVKPGYSHFTHFISELNATGTPWAVQLGLAGFVPLGLLFAAFLVAVAPIAQVRGTSRLGLWLLWSQPIAFIGAAIAPCDAGCPTGGSPIQMAHDVLGLATYLPCTLALVLLSFAPNLLSGWRLFLRFAGVAWLILFVAMLQPEVMHVRGLLQRVADALLAAAVLIIAWRMVDNALATPNNSFKARPLRGAA; encoded by the coding sequence ATGACACAACCTGTTCAACGCAGAATCAAACTCGCGCGGCTCTTAGCCATCGCCACGATTTCCTTTGGCGTGCTGTTCTACACCATCGGAGCGGCGGTTAAGCCTGGTTATTCGCATTTCACACACTTCATTAGTGAACTCAATGCCACGGGCACACCTTGGGCAGTGCAACTCGGCCTAGCCGGCTTTGTGCCGCTTGGTCTACTCTTCGCCGCCTTCCTCGTGGCGGTAGCTCCAATCGCGCAGGTTCGCGGCACAAGTCGTCTAGGGCTGTGGCTATTGTGGTCGCAGCCCATCGCATTTATCGGAGCCGCCATCGCGCCATGCGATGCGGGCTGTCCAACTGGCGGTTCGCCAATACAGATGGCCCATGACGTCCTCGGACTCGCCACGTACCTTCCCTGCACGCTGGCGTTAGTGCTGCTTTCATTCGCCCCAAATTTGTTATCTGGCTGGCGGCTGTTCCTGCGTTTTGCTGGCGTCGCGTGGCTAATCCTTTTTGTGGCCATGCTTCAACCTGAGGTCATGCATGTTCGCGGATTGCTCCAGCGGGTTGCGGACGCATTACTCGCTGCCGCCGTCCTCATCATCGCGTGGCGTATGGTGGACAACGCACTGGCCACACCTAACAATTCATTCAAAGCGAGGCCGCTTCGCGGCGCTGCTTAA
- a CDS encoding OsmC family protein — MAALATCYCNDLYREASRLSVAIAGCEVRVQGYFNGVGLAAQSVTYSAVVESSAPAAQVEALLAETDRLAEVHNTLRTGCAVNRVAWYGPAD; from the coding sequence ATGGCTGCACTCGCAACCTGCTACTGCAATGACTTGTACCGTGAAGCCTCCCGACTGAGTGTCGCGATCGCAGGCTGTGAGGTTCGGGTCCAGGGCTACTTCAACGGCGTTGGTCTTGCCGCGCAGAGCGTTACGTACTCAGCCGTCGTGGAGTCCTCAGCACCGGCGGCACAGGTCGAGGCTTTGCTGGCTGAGACGGATCGGCTGGCAGAGGTCCACAACACACTCAGGACCGGTTGCGCCGTCAACCGCGTTGCGTGGTATGGGCCCGCGGACTAA